The proteins below are encoded in one region of Apium graveolens cultivar Ventura chromosome 4, ASM990537v1, whole genome shotgun sequence:
- the LOC141717441 gene encoding inositol polyphosphate multikinase beta-like, which produces MFKASDHQVAGHEGTDGKLGPVVDESGRFYKPLQSGERGLKEVAFYEALRSNKTFPDHIRSFFPIFYGTQLIEVSNGSGMHPHLILQDLNSTQIDPSIMDIKIGCRTWPPESSEDYVQKCLQKDRGSTSLPIGFRISGLEVFGSEESGLWKPDKKYIQSLSVDDVRLILRKFVSSNASTDLSVQPDCSVATAVYGGPTGILAQLLELKAWFEEQTLFHFYSCSILLMYERGSGLEGKNSNAKVKLIDFAHVLDGCGVIDHNFLGGLCSLINFIRAINCPSKCASS; this is translated from the coding sequence ATGTTTAAGGCGTCAGATCATCAGGTTGCAGGCCATGAAGGCACTGATGGGAAGCTTGGTCCAGTTGTTGACGAATCAGGACGCTTTTACAAGCCTCTCCAGAGCGGTGAACGTGGACTGAAAGAGGTGGCGTTCTATGAAGCGTTACGTTCAAACAAAACATTCCCGGATCACATTCGCAGTTTCTTCCCTATTTTCTATGGCACTCAGCTTATAGAGGTCTCAAATGGATCTGGCATGCATCCTCACCTTATTTTGCAAGATCTTAACTCTACTCAGATCGATCCTTCTATAATGGACATCAAGATTGGGTGCAGAACCTGGCCTCCAGAATCGTCTGAAGACTATGTCCAAAAATGTTTGCAGAAAGATAGGGGATCCACAAGCCTACCGATAGGATTCAGGATATCCGGGCTGGAAGTATTTGGTAGCGAAGAATCTGGTTTGTGGAAACCCGACAAGAAATACATTCAGAGTTTGTCTGTGGATGATGTCAGGTTAATTTTGAGAAAGTTCGTCTCCTCTAATGCATCCACTGATTTGAGCGTGCAGCCTGATTGCTCTGTAGCTACCGCTGTATATGGTGGTCCGACTGGGATATTGGCACAACTTCTGGAGCTGAAAGCATGGTTTGAAGAGCAAACTCTATTCCACTTTTATTCTTGCTCGATTCTCCTTATGTACGAGAGAGGCTCGGGGTTGGAAGGGAAAAATTCGAATGCAAAAGTTAAGCTTATAGATTTTGCACATGTTTTGGATGGTTGCGGTGTCATTGATCACAACTTCTTAGGTGGATTATGCTCCCTGATAAATTTCATCAGGGCGATAAACTGTCCCTCCAAATGCGCAAGCAGTTGA
- the LOC141717440 gene encoding uncharacterized protein LOC141717440 isoform X1 → MSSISNSIQQGNERKILVRSENWDSGKILCGNVEESYRREHFHVVDLKLNKIYSNCLPSLPLACKQGNIVASGQSIFIFGGWTSIDDKSSLFKFAKSHPESHFHMGASRFHFDPADLKDGLVVHGRWAPAPPMNTPHGCICTCLNGDVYSVGCNFFSPEVLYVDTTNIEVLGPWKSLVSFPPELHNCTPCYPVIPDPTNNRILVHFFGGQLPSPSLYAFYPPDRQNQDDETGVWRCLNSNLLGWEQVVDAALLDGVLFLHGRKFPNLVSAYEVDTGKYLEVQWSSGDIEKDISIDNTYLYFDSLFCLDDANKILCLAVYSHIDLRSSVKGGDPNSPSKTILFFLKFKVKRCHSSISLTPLDTHSYEIESTTKVLNFLPL, encoded by the exons ATGTCGTCAATTAGCAACAGTATTCAACAAGGAAACGAAAGAAAGATTCTGGTACGGTCAGAGAACTGGGACAGTGGTAAGATTCTGTGTGGTAATGTTGAAGAAAGCTATAGACGGGAACATTTCCATGTAGTGGATCTTAAGCTGAACAAAATATATAGTAATTGCTTGCCTTCACTGCCTCTGGCTTGCAAGCAAGGTAATATAGTGGCTTCGGGTCAATCCATCTTCATCTTTGGAGGTTGGACTTCTATTGATGATAAATCGTCCCTCTTTAAATTCGCCAAATCCCATCCCGAATCCCATTTTCACATGGGCGCGTCTCGCTTTCACTTCGATCCTGCAGATCTCAAGGATGGATTAGTGGTGCATGGACGGTGGGCCCCAGCACCTCCGATGAATACTCCACATGGTTGCATCTGCACCTGCCTTAATGGAGATGTTTACTCCGTCGGATGTAACTTCTTTTCTCCTGAGGTTCTTTATGTTGATACCACCAATATTGAGGTTCTTGGACCCTGGAAGTCGCTAGTTTCTTTTCCTCCAGAACTGCACAATTGCACACCATGCTATCCAGTGATTCCGGACCCTACCAACAACCGCATTCTGGTTCACTTTTTTGGGGGTCAGCTTCCCTCACCTTCCCTCTATGCTTTCTATCCTCCAGATCGTCAGAATCAAGATGACGAGACTGGTGTATGGCGATGTCTGAATTCCAATCTCCTTGGGTGGGAACAAGTAGTGGATGCTGCACTTCTTGATGGCGTACTCTTTCTTCATGGCCGTAAATTTCCCAATCTTGTTAGTGCATATGAGGTTGACACCGGAAAGTATTTGGAGGTGCAGTGGTCCTCTGGGGATATTGAAAAAGATATCTCTATAGATAACACTTACCTCTATTTTGATTCATTGTTTTGTCTAGACGACGCCAACAAAATCTTGTGCCTAGCCGTGTACTCACATATAGATTTGCGATCGTCTGTCAAAGGTGGTGATCCCAACTCACCTTCCAAGACCATTCTTTTCTTCCTCAAGTTTAAAGTGAAGCGATGTCATTCCTCCATAAGCCTCACCCCCCTGGATACCCACTCGTATGAAATTGAATCCACTACCAAAGTGCTTAATTTCCTCCCCCTTTA G
- the LOC141717440 gene encoding uncharacterized protein LOC141717440 isoform X2, whose product MSSISNSIQQGNERKILVRSENWDSGKILCGNVEESYRREHFHVVDLKLNKIYSNCLPSLPLACKQGNIVASGQSIFIFGGWTSIDDKSSLFKFAKSHPESHFHMGASRFHFDPADLKDGLVVHGRWAPAPPMNTPHGCICTCLNGDVYSVGCNFFSPEVLYVDTTNIEVLGPWKSLVSFPPELHNCTPCYPVIPDPTNNRILVHFFGGQLPSPSLYAFYPPDRQNQDDETGVWRCLNSNLLGWEQVVDAALLDGVLFLHGRKFPNLVSAYEVDTGKYLEVQWSSGDIEKDISIDNTYLYFDSLFCLDDANKILCLAVYSHIDLRSSVKGGDPNSPSKTILFFLKFKVKRCHSSISLTPLDTHSYEIESTTKVLNFLPL is encoded by the coding sequence ATGTCGTCAATTAGCAACAGTATTCAACAAGGAAACGAAAGAAAGATTCTGGTACGGTCAGAGAACTGGGACAGTGGTAAGATTCTGTGTGGTAATGTTGAAGAAAGCTATAGACGGGAACATTTCCATGTAGTGGATCTTAAGCTGAACAAAATATATAGTAATTGCTTGCCTTCACTGCCTCTGGCTTGCAAGCAAGGTAATATAGTGGCTTCGGGTCAATCCATCTTCATCTTTGGAGGTTGGACTTCTATTGATGATAAATCGTCCCTCTTTAAATTCGCCAAATCCCATCCCGAATCCCATTTTCACATGGGCGCGTCTCGCTTTCACTTCGATCCTGCAGATCTCAAGGATGGATTAGTGGTGCATGGACGGTGGGCCCCAGCACCTCCGATGAATACTCCACATGGTTGCATCTGCACCTGCCTTAATGGAGATGTTTACTCCGTCGGATGTAACTTCTTTTCTCCTGAGGTTCTTTATGTTGATACCACCAATATTGAGGTTCTTGGACCCTGGAAGTCGCTAGTTTCTTTTCCTCCAGAACTGCACAATTGCACACCATGCTATCCAGTGATTCCGGACCCTACCAACAACCGCATTCTGGTTCACTTTTTTGGGGGTCAGCTTCCCTCACCTTCCCTCTATGCTTTCTATCCTCCAGATCGTCAGAATCAAGATGACGAGACTGGTGTATGGCGATGTCTGAATTCCAATCTCCTTGGGTGGGAACAAGTAGTGGATGCTGCACTTCTTGATGGCGTACTCTTTCTTCATGGCCGTAAATTTCCCAATCTTGTTAGTGCATATGAGGTTGACACCGGAAAGTATTTGGAGGTGCAGTGGTCCTCTGGGGATATTGAAAAAGATATCTCTATAGATAACACTTACCTCTATTTTGATTCATTGTTTTGTCTAGACGACGCCAACAAAATCTTGTGCCTAGCCGTGTACTCACATATAGATTTGCGATCGTCTGTCAAAGGTGGTGATCCCAACTCACCTTCCAAGACCATTCTTTTCTTCCTCAAGTTTAAAGTGAAGCGATGTCATTCCTCCATAAGCCTCACCCCCCTGGATACCCACTCGTATGAAATTGAATCCACTACCAAAGTGCTTAATTTCCTCCCCCTTTAG